Proteins encoded together in one Leptospira semungkisensis window:
- a CDS encoding NAD-dependent epimerase/dehydratase family protein, which yields MRIFITGASGFVGGAIARHLKKDHSIKALSRSVESDAKLKAQGLEIVRGSLGSIPKESLKDIDVIIHCAAFVGPWGTRKDFWEGNVDGTSQLLEAAKQAGVKRFIHMGTEAALFFGQNMVQIDESYPYPKSTPYLYSETKAEAERRVVAANSSGFETIVLRPRLVWGPGDTTVLPEVKKMVSQGKFMWLDGGRAKTSVTCITNLVYATELALTKGKPGSIYFVTDDEDRTIRDFLTEMLGTQGVSLPKASIPSSIASLLAYIVEGIWRILGIRKEPPMMRFPIDIMGKECTIRIDRAKKELEYKPLVSVAQGLESMRKEALSN from the coding sequence ATGAGGATATTTATAACCGGAGCTTCCGGCTTCGTTGGCGGGGCCATAGCAAGGCATTTGAAAAAGGATCATTCGATCAAAGCCTTATCCAGGTCCGTTGAATCGGATGCAAAATTGAAAGCGCAAGGTTTGGAAATAGTGAGAGGAAGCCTTGGATCGATTCCAAAAGAAAGTTTAAAAGATATAGATGTGATCATTCATTGCGCAGCCTTTGTGGGACCTTGGGGGACTCGAAAAGATTTTTGGGAAGGAAATGTGGATGGAACTTCTCAGCTTTTGGAGGCTGCTAAGCAGGCCGGTGTAAAACGTTTCATTCATATGGGAACGGAAGCTGCCTTATTCTTCGGTCAGAATATGGTGCAGATTGATGAGAGTTATCCGTATCCGAAAAGCACTCCTTATCTTTATAGTGAAACAAAGGCGGAAGCAGAAAGAAGGGTGGTCGCTGCGAATTCGTCTGGGTTTGAGACAATCGTCTTAAGGCCAAGACTGGTTTGGGGACCGGGAGATACTACTGTGCTTCCTGAAGTAAAGAAGATGGTCTCTCAAGGAAAATTCATGTGGTTGGACGGAGGAAGAGCCAAGACTTCCGTTACCTGCATTACGAATTTAGTATATGCAACGGAGCTTGCTCTTACAAAGGGAAAACCTGGGAGCATATATTTCGTAACGGACGATGAAGATCGAACGATCCGAGACTTTTTGACTGAAATGCTTGGGACACAGGGTGTGTCTTTGCCTAAGGCATCTATTCCTTCTTCCATTGCGAGTCTTCTCGCTTATATTGTGGAAGGTATCTGGAGAATTTTAGGAATTCGTAAAGAACCACCTATGATGCGCTTTCCAATAGATATTATGGGAAAAGAATGTACGATCCGGATCGATCGTGCGAAGAAGGAACTCGAATATAAACCTTTAGTCAGCGTGGCGCAAGGGTTAGAGTCCATGAGAAAGGAAGCTCTTTCCAATTAA
- a CDS encoding ArsR/SmtB family transcription factor → MSKHPSHPSVEQIELTSIFEAVSDPIRRKILLRLMEVEEAMCSAFLEYAPKTNLSYHISKLREAGLTYTRMEGTKKILTLRRTDMDKRFPGLLEAIIESSKLEERRSKRLILSSRN, encoded by the coding sequence ATGTCCAAGCATCCATCCCACCCAAGCGTGGAACAGATTGAACTTACGTCTATTTTCGAGGCAGTGAGCGATCCAATCCGGCGCAAGATCTTACTCCGACTTATGGAAGTAGAAGAGGCGATGTGTTCTGCGTTTTTAGAGTACGCTCCTAAAACGAATCTCTCCTATCATATCTCTAAGTTGAGAGAAGCCGGGCTGACGTATACCCGTATGGAAGGAACAAAGAAGATCCTAACATTAAGAAGAACTGATATGGATAAAAGATTTCCAGGCTTACTGGAAGCGATTATAGAAAGTTCCAAGTTGGAAGAAAGAAGAAGCAAGAGGCTCATTCTTTCTTCCAGAAACTGA